The sequence ATATTGCTTATTAGACCATCTTTCTTCACATTGTTGTGAGATGCTACCTTACTGAATATAAATGTAGCATAATGTAAATGATTTGAATATAAATGATTATAGTGTGATCAATTTGGCCtatatttgaattttctgtttttgtttcactgTTCTATCCATGCACCAACATCATACTGCTTTAACTATAGAAACTTGTATTTTAGTATCTGGTAAAGCTAatcttatctctttatttttttgcttcattgcctaggcttttttttttttccttcatccaaATAAATTTCATAATCAACTGCTTTAGTTGCCAGGTTTCCCaggtgtgaaaagtgaaagtcactcaatcatgtccaactctctgcaaacccatggactatagagtccatggaattctgcaggccagaatactggagtgagtagcctttcccttctccaggggatcttcccaatccagggactgaaccggggtcccctgcattgcaggcagattctttaccagctgagctattaggtCCCAGGTGgttcaccaactgagctaacagcccaggtggctcagtggcaaagaatctgcctgccaatgcaggagacttggcttggatccctgggtcaggaagatactctggagaaggaaatggcaaccgactctagtattcttacttgggaaatgccatggacagaggagccaggcaggctacagtaaatggggtcacaaaagagttggacacaattaagtggctgaacaacaaatgaTTTTAGTTGCATGAAAAAATAAGtgatcaaaaattttaaatttatatatatatatataatcatgttAAAGAAgaatcaattaatttaaatttgatgAACTGCTTTAAACATGAATCAGGATTGAATTTGGCCAAATGACTCTTCTGACCCTAGTTACTTTTCTTCTTAACCTCTTAATGGAATGTATTGTAACAATCAAAATCTTCATGTTGAATCATCCTAGTATTTCTGAAACAATCATACTTACACATGTGATACTGCTTTTCACATCTAATAATTTATTTAGGACTTTTGTATCAATATTTATACATGAGACATatctatacttttatttattgtgaAATCTTTGTTAGCTTTGGGATCAACATTACACTTGCTTCATAGAAAAAACTGAACATTTCCTTCATTGCTATGTGATCAGGAATTGTTTAAGTAGCACTGAGATTATTAGGTCTTTAAAGGTTTCATGAGTCCCCTGGGAAACCATCAGGACATGACACTTTTGTGGGGAAACTCTAACTACTTGGTTATTTCTTAAATAACAATTGAACTGTTTAAATTTTCTGTCTCTGCCGGGGTCAATATGCATAACAGAATATTAGAAACTTtcagggaggaaaagaagggggtgggggagagagtggGGATGGTTCCTGCTTACCTAAATTGACCCTTTCCccctctcccttcttttcttaaGGTGGTGTGGTGCCTGCGCGCCAGTCTCTAGATATAAACATGGCTGCCACGCCAAATAACACTCTGAGGATCGTGCTGGTCGGGAAGACGGGAAGTGGGAAAAGCGCAACTGCAAACGCCATTCTCGGGGAAAAAGTATTCGAGTCTAGGATTGCTGCCCACGCTGTTACCAAAACTTGTCAGAAAGCATCCCGGGAATGGAAGGGGAGAGAGCTTCTCGTTGTTGACACCCCAGGGCTCTTTGACACCAAGGAGACCCAGGACAAAACCTGCAAGGAAATCAGCCAATGTGTCCTCGCCTCCTGTCCTGGGCCTCACGCCATCGTCTTGGTCCTGAGGCTGGGCCGCTACACAGAGGAAGAGCAGAAAACCGTGGCGTTGGTCAAGACTCTGTTTGGGAAAGCAGCCATGAACTATATGATCATCTTATTCACTCGCAGAGATGAACTGGGGAACCAGAGCCTGAGCGACTTTTTGAAGCATGCAGATGTAAACCTACGAAGCCTCCTCCAGGAGTGTGGAGACCGCCGCTATGCCATCAGTAACAGAAACACAGAGCAGGCTGAGAAGGAAGCTCAGGTGCAGGAGCTGCTGGAGCTGATAGACAAGATGGTGCAGAACAACCAAGGGGCTTACTTTTCTGACCCCATTTACAAGGACATAGACCAAAAGCTGAGACAGCAGGAGGAATGCTTGAAGAAAGCCTATGAGGATGAATTACAAAACCAAATGAAACTAATAGAAAAGGAATATGCCAATGAACCACAAGAAGAAAAGGATAAACAAATAAAGTTGCTACTGCAGAAGCATGAAGAACGAATGAAAAATATAAGGGAAGAAGCTGAGATGAATATATTTCAGGTTGTATTCAACATGattaaaaatatgctttcaaGAATATGGCACATGTTCTGGtagtataaaatttatttttactcctCAGTTTACTATAACTTGTTAATGTGGTAGtgtttattttccaaagatggttAAAACCCTATCTTCTGACTTCTTATAATCTGATTCCTCTTATGATCTCTCTTCCTTGAGCTAAGGGCCTATGTCCTTAACCTGGAAATTAGAGGGACTTTGTGACTGCTTTGAGAAATAGTGGGTGGTTGAAGTAACACCATACGACTTCTAAGATTAAATAGGGAAAATGCCTCCTTGCTCTTCCACATTGGTTACCCTTGGAATTTGCCCACCCTGTTGTGAGGAAGCCTGAGTAGAAGCCCAAGTCGCCTGCATGAAGAGAACCTGAAGTCACTGATCCACTCCCCTGGCTGAGATTTCATCTGCCATCCAGAATCAGCTTGCCAGCCTTGCAAGTGAGGCAAGACAGAGTGGATTCTCCAGCTGCCAACTGATGAAACTGCAAAGAGCAAAGAAGAGCCATCCCCATGGGGTCCTGCCTAAATTGGAGATTCCTGAGAAAAGTAAATGGTTGCTGTTCTTTTAAACCACTATGTTTTGGGATGATTTGTTATGCAGTGAGGGCTGCATGAAAGCaggctaagttgtttcagtcctgtccaactctttgcgaccctgaggactgtagcccaccagcctcctctgtccatgggattctccaggcaagaatattggagtgggttgccatgccattctccaggggatcttcctggcccagggatcaaacccacatcacttACATCTCAAACATTGGTAgggggcttctttaccactagcatcacctgggaaacccatgcaGTGAGAGTTAACTAGATTTAATATCTTCCCAGCTCATTCCCCAGCACTCCTGACTCCTACCTCTCCTTCCACACAATGCCAACAAATTTAAGAGTTTATGAAATTGACATAACCAGGTAATGATCCATTTTGTAGAATTCAAAGATTCAATCTGGGAAAATTCAAATAAGAAACCTTGCCTATGTTAAGTGTAGGCCCCACTGATGTAATAAGTGGTGTATTACTTGAATGCACACCTAGGAGAACTTTGTTTATGAAGCATGGGCTTCTCAGTACCATTATTCTATGGTTCATGGAGATGTGGAAGTTGacaaattctcttgtttttttctctcctctttttgcCATTAAATGTACCTCTTTTATTGCTATCAATGCCATTTAAGTGCAGTACAGATTAACATGCCTGTTCttctatacaaaaatattttatatgtcattttatttaaattaattctgATAACAATTCTATAGAAAAGATGACAGTGAGTCTCAGGAATATAAGTAATGTGACTAGAGCCATCTGAATTCTTGCCTAGTGATCAACAGAGCTGAATTTTAACTCATATCTGCTTGCTTTTAAACTTAAAGCTCTTTCAAAGGCACCAGTCTGATCTTTTTatacatcttaatttttttaattggaagaaattGCTTTCCAGTATTAtgttggttcctgccatatatcaacatgaatcagtggtaggtacacatatgtcccctccctcttgaaccccccttccacccctgttggttgtcacagagcacaccCTAGGGATTTGAGATCTCTGCATCAAACAGCACATTTGCTAATGGAACATTAATGGACAGGAGCTCTCCCAAAGGCCTCCATATCAGCACTAAGACAAAGTCCCACCCAAAGACCCGAAACCTCCAGTCCTGGAAACTTCACGCCGAaccatttgcaaaataaaaacacaacccTGACCATTAGCAGAAGGACTGCCCAAAGCCATATCAagcccatagacaccccaaaacacacTCCTAGACACAGCACCACCCTTCAGAGAGACAAAGTCCAGTTCCGTCCACCAGAGCAGAGGCACAAGTCCTCCCAACTAGGAAACAAGACACAGGCCCGACCCACCCGTGGGCTCTCGCCCTCTTTTAACATACTGTCCTAACTTCAAGTGCTCCTAACTGTAACACAAAAACCTCTTCTCTATCAAATAGTTTTCGTTTGCCTCTGCACATCCACACTTCACCCCTCTCTCCCCTTCAATCTAACTTGTTGCCTGGGAGGCTGATCTACATGGACTACATCAGTGGGATCTCTTGCTGTCCGCCCTCTGCTTGGTTTCTGCCAAAGGAAATCCAAGCAGGACATCTCTTGAAGGTAGAAAAGCAAGATCAGTATATCTgttctcctgcctctctccctgcaGGGTCATCTCTGAGTAGTTGCTACCCTAAGGTGAAGGTCATAGCACCTCTGCTTGAGATCTCTCCACCCAACTCTCCTTCTGGATTCCACCTTTTGTTCACCACTTAGGGTACTGATACAATTTCCTCAGTGTTACTGGACCTCTCCCTTGTCATTTCCAAACCTGTATCCATTGCTTATAGGAAGCCTCTTCACTAGACTCTCCTTCAAGTATTTCATGATAGTAGACCATCTTTTTTCTGCTAGAATCCTGATGGATACATCTTATGAAACTTACTTCGTTTTCTATTTGAAAGCATTCCCTGATTTTtatcgggttttttttttttttttcaatctcctGACAGCAGGAAATTCTTATGTGACTGTTGAAATCTCTGGAAAAATTTTACCAACATAGACTATGACATTGGTAGTGAGCACATTAAAGGTTCTATCTTGCTAAAATCATTACAAAACTTCAGTGATAGAGAGATGAGtttatattcaaataaatacGGCAGATAACTCAAACACAAATATCTGGAAATTTTACAGCTGTCCCTTATTTTGTCTCTGAAAGTGACAGGGTGTTTACTGCATCTGTGAAACTTAGGGACACAGGGACTGGAGACTAAATGTCAAGAAATTAACATCTCAAATACCTGCTCATTCTATGGTTCATAACAAATACTATGAATGGAGTAAGACAACGTGGAAGAAAAGTCTGTTGTGAGAAACATCCACAGTATATGTGAAATAACACTGCAGGCCCCACTGCTATTTGCTATAACACAGTTATATTTATAGTTAGTTCCTTGTGAGTAATTCATCAGTGCAACATTATCTCTAGAGAGCAAACAATCATGCACTGCCCAGCCGTATTTCCTTTGTGAACCATTTGGTGATATTTTCTCTCAGGGATTTGCAGAAGCATTATGAAGTCAGTTAGCTTGTGTGTTTCTAGGCTTGTGTTAGGACCTAATGAAGATGCAACTTAAAGGAGTTGATTTCTTTTCTCCCAAACCTATGTTCTATTTTTGAAGGTAAAACATATACTCAGAAGAAAAATGAGTAATTCAAGTGAATCATATAGACATCATCTTTTCCTTGATGCCTGAATTCTTGACCATTAGATTATCTTCACTTTCGTTATATCCCAGTTTTCTCTGAAGGTGGTTCTGAGTCCTGAGGTCTCAGGAAGTTCCAGCACTCAGCATGTGTACTATTCCTATGGTTGGAATATGCCACAGCCATGATCCATAGCTGGGGAAAGCAGGATTTATAGGAGAAGACTTGAGGAAGAATTCGGGGCTTGAGGTCTACTCTGAAGGATGTATAGGATGTGTGCATGTGGGTGATGGGATAATAAGCCCTTTCTTTGCAGAGAGAGGAAAGTTAGGGTCTGTAGGTGAGATCATCAGGGTAGACTCAGAAGTGACAACATTCAATTAGGTTTGTGACATGCTGAGTATTAGAGTCAAAGGGAGGGTCTGACACTGAAATTTTGAACTGAAGGTTATGTGAGTGGCCTAGGGTGAATGTGGCAGGATATCAACATAAATATTCATTTCGACTGACTCAGTACTGACAACTTCCCCACATTCCAGCCTTATGTACTAAAAGATTTGTGTAGAACTTGAAAGGAAGCAGGTGGTAACCAGTTCTGTGAGGTGTAGTTCTTCAAATAATTCAATAGGTAATTGAAGAGTtcaagaggaaagtgaaagtgaaagtggctcagtcgtgtccaactatttgcgacctcatggatgtagtccatggaattcttcaggtcagaatactggaatgggtagcctttcccttctccaggggatcttcccaacccccatcgaacccaagtctcctgtatttgcaggaagattctttaccagctgagctacaagggaagcccaagaatactggagtgggtagcctagcccttcttcagaaaatcttcctgacccaggaatcaaaccagggtctcctgcattgcaggtggattatttaccaattGAGATATGAGGAAAGGGCTTTGTGAAAGAGGACACTTTGACTGGAAGGACAACAACCTTCAGGATTAGCAAATTTGGGGGGTTTATACTAGAGTAGTGGCTCCCCTAGTCACTACGGTAATCTCGCTGTAACCATGGCATTTCATAAGGGAGGCTCCAAAGGGAATCCCTTGTGCTCTACCCAACAGGACGAGAGTTCTCTCTTACCTCACACCAATCAGGTGGCCCCCTGGGTCTCGGTGCTGCCTGAGGACATGAGTGCTGCATGGTAAGAGATTCCTGGGGGGACAAGACCAGTGTCCTCTGGAGTGAAACTTTAGAGCCAGATGCTCTTGGGGGAAACATAAAAGATGTTGCCATGTGCCAGAGGATAATGACTGAGGAGGCTGATTTGAAGTAACCACAGCTTTCACTAACTGTGGGACCCAAGCGTTTGCTTCCCACAAATCAGCTGTAGGCCACACAGGAGGGCGCCAACCAAAGCCGGCTTAACAGGAACTTGACTGGAAGTCTACCAGGGATCCCAACTCTGCCAGGAACTGGAGTTGAAGTGGCAAGCTGGAGGGCAGATAGTAGTCACCAGTTGCACATGTATTGGTAGATTTCCAGGGGAGGCTCTCGGCAGTCATTAATGGAGTCCCATGAAGAAAAGAGACACTAAGTGCATCTCCATTCCCCAAAGACCAGATTGCGCTGGACttgtcttcagggttttcttctctttcctccaacCAAGGAGGAGTCAGAAGCAAGGCCagtggctggaggaggaggaggtgagggcaggggtgCTGATGGAAGCACTCCTCCATACCGCTCAGCCTTCAGCAGAAGCCAGCACAAGCCATGGGAAGGAGAGGCTTTACCCTTCAATGAAATTCGGCTTGATTATTTGGTTGGATGTTTTAATTACACAAATGGGATGAGCAGTGGTTGGAGAGAGTTTCTGCCTAGGGTAGCAGCTATCCAAGATTTCCTTCATGAGACACTGATGGAGCCAGCATGACGGGTCTGTAGGAGACAAGAATAAATGTCTTCCTTCTTTGTGATGTCTTTCTTACTTAATGCAAGGCTTAGATATAGATCACCTCATTTGCTGTGGAGGAGAGCACCCTACAGAAGAACCCAAAGATCTTCCCCTTCGAGTCCTGAAATAGCGGCCTTAGGTGCTCTGAGTGGTGTAGCAGGAGCCCAGAGAAGCACTGTGCTCCTTCAGATTACAGGAAGAAGTTTGAGATGGCCACATCCCTCTCACAGACTGGTATTTGTGTATAAATCCCGCAGTCAGAAGAGTCATAGAGGTGGAGTAGAGCCTGCATATGTGAATGGTAGAAGTGTCCCGCAGTGCCCTGATCCTTATGTACTCAAGATCAGGGAAAGACCAGCCTTGACAGTTAGGCATCTGTGCGTGGAGTCTCCATGTCCTTGTGACTGAAGAGAAAGCAGCTGAATGGAGACTCTCACAAGTGTAGGGGATAACTCTGGCAAATGCTTTGACTGTTGTTAGAGATCATAACTTGACCTCATGAGAATGACTTTAGTTTTTGACAGAGTCTCAATCTGGTGAATAAAGTCAATGACCAAGCTTGAACACATGCTTtggttgaaaataaaaagaagctacAAATGACAGACTTGCTTTCTTTCCACTGTGGCATTTAAGTTCATAGACGACTCCACTTGAAGGGTTCCAGAGATGTTGAGTAATGAGTCCTCAAGCTCAAGGAGGCATGTCTGAAATGCAGCAGTCATTTGTAAAATGCCGTGTACAGAACCCATGAACAACCAAACGTTTGTCACAATCATAATCTGTTGAATTAGACTCAAAATTACATATTCCTGGGAGATTGCACACATCAAAGCCCCTGATGACTTCACCCAGCAAGTCTTGAATGGTGGCCAACAAAGCCTGTCCTTACTGAATGTTGGCATGTCTCTAATGAGAAAAGCTGGCCTCAAAATTACCATGTCTGTTAgtgcagacagaatgaaaaccacaatcacagaaaactaatcaaactgatctcATGGATCCAAGCCTTGTCTAATGCAATGAAagtatgagccatgccatgtagggccacccaagatgaatgggtcatgatggagaattctgacaaaatgtggttcattGGAGGGGCtttcttgatagctcagttggtaaagaatccacctgcagtgcaggagacctctgctctattcctgggtcaggaagaatcgctggagaatccccactcctgtattcttgggcttcccttgtggttcagctacTCACTGGAGAAATGAACTGCGAATCATTTCAGTATTGCCTTGAGAttcctatgaacagtatgaaaaggcaaaatgatatgacactgaacaatgaactccccaggtcagtagaaacccaatatgctactggagaagagtagagaaatacctcaggaaagaatgaagaagctgagccaaagcaaaaacaacacacagctgtgtgttgtgactggtgatggaagtaaagtctgatgctgtgaagtacaatattgcataggaacttataatattaggtccatgaatcaaggtaaactggaagtggtcaaacaggagatggaaagagtgaacattgacatgtTAGGAattggtgaactaaaatggacgagaatgggtggatttaattcaGATAGCCTTTGCATCTACTAGtgtgggcaagaatgccttagaagaaatagacTAACCCTCAGAGTcgacaaaagagtccgaaatgcagtagttgggtgcagtctcaaaaatgacagaattatctcgactcatttccaaggcaaaccattcagtatcacagtagtccaagtctatgccccaaccactaaaactgaagaagctaaagctgaacagttctatgaagacctacaagtccttctagaactaacagcaagAAAAAGATGCCCTTTTAATCACAAGGGCCTGGAATGAAAAAGTGGGgagtcaagagata is a genomic window of Odocoileus virginianus isolate 20LAN1187 ecotype Illinois chromosome 1, Ovbor_1.2, whole genome shotgun sequence containing:
- the LOC110147022 gene encoding GTPase IMAP family member 7-like; protein product: MAATPNNTLRIVLVGKTGSGKSATANAILGEKVFESRIAAHAVTKTCQKASREWKGRELLVVDTPGLFDTKETQDKTCKEISQCVLASCPGPHAIVLVLRLGRYTEEEQKTVALVKTLFGKAAMNYMIILFTRRDELGNQSLSDFLKHADVNLRSLLQECGDRRYAISNRNTEQAEKEAQVQELLELIDKMVQNNQGAYFSDPIYKDIDQKLRQQEECLKKAYEDELQNQMKLIEKEYANEPQEEKDKQIKLLLQKHEERMKNIREEAEMNIFQVVFNMIKNMLSRIWHMFW